The Pseudomonas baetica genome includes a region encoding these proteins:
- a CDS encoding phosphoadenylyl-sulfate reductase translates to MSPTFDVVELATTYANKSAQDILKLAFAEFGDELWISFSGAEDVVLVDMAWKLNKNVKVFSLDTGRLHPETYRFIDQVREHYKIDIELVSPDYTKLEPFVKEKGLFSFYKDGHGECCGIRKIEPLRRKLSGVKAWATGQRRDQSPGTRSAVAVMEIDTAFSTPERTLYKFNPLAQMTSEEIWGYIRMLELPYSSLHERGFISIGCEPCTRPVLPNQHEREGRWWWEEATQKECGLHAGNIISKA, encoded by the coding sequence ATGAGCCCAACGTTCGATGTCGTGGAACTCGCCACGACCTATGCCAACAAATCCGCTCAAGACATCCTTAAACTCGCGTTTGCCGAGTTCGGTGATGAGCTGTGGATATCTTTCAGTGGCGCCGAGGATGTGGTGCTGGTGGACATGGCCTGGAAGCTGAACAAAAACGTCAAGGTGTTCAGCCTCGACACCGGCCGCCTGCATCCGGAAACCTATCGCTTCATCGATCAGGTGCGCGAACACTACAAGATCGACATCGAACTGGTCTCGCCGGACTACACGAAACTCGAGCCGTTCGTGAAGGAAAAAGGCCTGTTCAGCTTCTACAAGGACGGCCATGGCGAATGCTGCGGGATCCGCAAGATCGAACCGCTGCGGCGCAAACTGTCTGGCGTCAAAGCCTGGGCCACCGGCCAGCGCCGCGACCAGAGCCCGGGCACGCGCAGCGCCGTTGCCGTGATGGAAATCGATACGGCGTTCTCCACGCCGGAACGCACCCTGTACAAGTTCAACCCGCTGGCACAGATGACCAGCGAAGAGATCTGGGGCTACATCCGCATGCTTGAGCTGCCGTACAGCAGCCTGCATGAACGCGGCTTCATCAGCATCGGTTGCGAACCGTGCACCCGCCCGGTCCTGCCAAACCAGCACGAGCGCGAAGGCCGTTGGTGGTGGGAAGAAGCGACCCAGAAAGAATGCGGGTTGCATGCGGGGAATATCATCAGCAAGGCGTAA
- the thrH gene encoding bifunctional phosphoserine phosphatase/homoserine phosphotransferase ThrH, which translates to MEIACLDLEGVLVPEIWIAFAEKTGIESLKATTRDIPDYDVLMKQRLRILDEHGLKLSDIQEVIATLKPLDGAVEFVNWLRERFQVVILSDTFYEFSQPLMRQLGFPTLLCHRLITDETGRVTSYQLRQKDPKRQSVLSFKSLYYRVIAAGDSYNDTTMLGEADAGILFHAPDNVIREFPQFPAVHTFDELKQEFLKASNRDLSL; encoded by the coding sequence GTGGAAATTGCTTGCCTGGATCTTGAAGGGGTGTTGGTGCCGGAAATCTGGATCGCCTTCGCCGAAAAAACCGGAATCGAATCCCTCAAGGCCACCACCCGGGACATCCCCGACTACGACGTGCTGATGAAGCAGCGTCTGCGCATTCTCGATGAACACGGCTTGAAGCTGTCGGACATTCAGGAAGTGATCGCCACGCTCAAGCCGCTAGACGGCGCGGTGGAGTTCGTCAACTGGCTGCGCGAGCGCTTCCAGGTGGTGATTCTCTCGGACACCTTCTATGAGTTCTCCCAGCCGCTGATGCGCCAACTGGGCTTCCCGACCTTGCTTTGCCATCGTCTGATTACTGATGAAACCGGGCGGGTAACCAGCTATCAGTTGCGTCAGAAAGATCCGAAACGGCAGTCGGTGCTGTCGTTCAAGAGTTTGTATTACCGGGTGATTGCGGCGGGGGATTCGTATAACGACACGACGATGCTGGGCGAAGCGGATGCGGGGATTCTGTTCCATGCGCCGGACAATGTGATCCGTGAGTTCCCGCAGTTTCCGGCGGTGCACACCTTCGATGAACTGAAACAGGAATTCCTCAAGGCTTCTAATCGCGACCTGAGTTTGTAG
- the pabB gene encoding aminodeoxychorismate synthase component I translates to MLTCSVHPLPYRANPADYFAAIRNAPGAVLLDSGRPSAERGRYDLLSAWPMEQLAVSPDESGSHFLQRLRDILSRLGEAHIPAGYELPFAGGLIGYLSYDFGRHLENLPSQARDDLQLPDARFGLYDWALVSDHQNATSQLVFHPSVGDSERQRLIKLFSEPASTSLTPFTLNQPMSADLSADDYRQAFERIQHYIQAGDCYQVNFAQRFRAQCQGDPWLAYCALRKACPTPFSGFQSLPDGGAVLSLSPERFVKVSQRQVETRPIKGTRPRGLTPAEDAANAAELLASPKDRAENLMIVDLLRSDLGRSCRIGSVRVPELFNLESYPNVHHLVSSVTGELAPDRDALDLIAGSFPGGSITGAPKIRAMQIIDELEPTRRGLYCGSLLYLDVRGEMDSSIAIRSLLVKDGQVCCWGGGGIVADSDWQAEYQESITKVKILLKTLQNL, encoded by the coding sequence ATGTTGACCTGTTCCGTACACCCACTGCCCTACCGTGCCAATCCCGCCGACTACTTCGCGGCAATCCGCAACGCCCCCGGTGCCGTGCTGCTCGACAGTGGCCGGCCGAGTGCCGAGCGTGGCCGTTATGACTTGCTCAGCGCCTGGCCGATGGAACAATTGGCGGTGTCGCCGGATGAAAGCGGCAGCCATTTTCTGCAACGCTTGCGCGACATTCTGAGCCGTTTGGGTGAAGCGCACATACCTGCCGGTTATGAACTGCCGTTCGCCGGCGGTTTGATCGGTTACCTGAGCTATGACTTCGGTCGGCACCTGGAAAACCTGCCGAGCCAGGCACGGGATGATCTGCAATTGCCCGACGCGCGGTTCGGGTTGTATGACTGGGCCTTGGTCAGCGATCACCAGAACGCCACCAGCCAATTGGTCTTTCATCCGTCGGTGGGCGACAGTGAGCGGCAACGCCTGATCAAGCTGTTCTCTGAACCGGCCTCGACCTCGCTGACACCGTTCACGCTGAACCAGCCGATGAGCGCCGACCTTTCGGCTGACGACTACCGTCAGGCGTTCGAACGCATTCAGCATTACATTCAGGCCGGCGACTGTTATCAGGTCAACTTTGCCCAGCGTTTCCGTGCGCAATGCCAAGGCGATCCATGGCTGGCCTATTGTGCGTTGCGCAAAGCCTGCCCTACCCCGTTTTCCGGTTTCCAGAGCCTGCCCGACGGCGGCGCTGTGTTGAGCCTGTCCCCAGAGCGCTTCGTCAAAGTCAGCCAGCGCCAAGTGGAAACCCGCCCGATCAAGGGCACCCGCCCCCGTGGCCTGACGCCCGCCGAAGACGCCGCCAACGCCGCCGAACTGCTGGCCAGCCCCAAGGATCGCGCGGAGAACCTGATGATCGTCGACTTGCTACGCAGCGACCTCGGTCGCAGCTGCCGCATCGGCTCGGTGCGGGTGCCGGAGTTGTTCAACCTGGAAAGCTATCCGAACGTGCATCATCTGGTCAGCAGCGTGACCGGCGAACTGGCGCCGGATCGTGACGCGCTGGACCTGATCGCCGGCAGCTTCCCCGGCGGCTCGATCACCGGCGCGCCGAAGATTCGCGCGATGCAGATCATCGATGAGCTGGAGCCGACCCGGCGCGGGTTGTATTGCGGCTCGCTGCTGTATCTGGACGTGCGCGGCGAGATGGACAGCTCCATCGCGATTCGCAGTCTGCTGGTCAAGGATGGGCAGGTGTGCTGCTGGGGTGGCGGCGGGATTGTCGCGGATTCGGACTGGCAGGCCGAGTATCAGGAGTCGATCACTAAAGTGAAAATCCTCCTGAAAACCCTGCAGAACCTCTAA
- a CDS encoding alpha-L-glutamate ligase-like protein, with amino-acid sequence MFGFWKTWKALEARGIMGINRRNADYVLKYNKRSLYPIVDDKIITKERAIAAGIHVPELYGVISTEKEIDKLGEIIGGRSDFVIKPAQGAGGDGIIVIADRFEGRYRTVSGKILAHEELEHHISSILTGLYSLGGHRDRALIEYRVTPDQIFKSISYEGVPDIRIIVLMGYPVMAMLRLPTRQSGGKANLHQGAIGVGVDLATGLTLRGTWLNNIITKHPDTTNAVDGVQLPYWDGFMKLAAGCYELCGLGYIGVDMVLDQEKGPLILELNARPGLNIQIANDCGLTLRTHAVEARLEELKARGVTESVEERVAFTQEMFGHIPAVEG; translated from the coding sequence ATGTTCGGTTTCTGGAAGACCTGGAAGGCTCTGGAGGCCCGGGGCATCATGGGCATCAATCGGCGTAATGCCGACTACGTGCTCAAGTACAACAAGCGCAGCCTGTACCCAATCGTCGATGACAAGATCATCACCAAGGAACGCGCCATCGCGGCTGGCATTCATGTGCCGGAACTGTATGGCGTGATCTCCACCGAGAAGGAAATCGACAAGCTCGGCGAGATCATCGGCGGGCGCAGCGACTTCGTGATCAAACCGGCCCAGGGCGCCGGCGGTGACGGCATCATCGTGATTGCCGACCGTTTCGAAGGACGCTATCGCACGGTGTCGGGCAAGATCCTTGCCCACGAGGAGCTGGAACATCACATCTCCAGCATCCTCACCGGTCTGTATTCGCTGGGCGGCCATCGCGATCGCGCGCTGATCGAATACCGCGTGACCCCGGATCAGATTTTCAAAAGCATCAGCTACGAAGGCGTGCCGGACATTCGCATCATCGTGCTGATGGGTTATCCGGTGATGGCCATGTTGCGTCTGCCAACCCGTCAATCCGGCGGCAAGGCCAACCTGCACCAGGGCGCCATCGGCGTCGGCGTCGATCTGGCGACCGGCCTGACACTGCGCGGCACCTGGCTGAACAACATCATCACCAAACACCCGGACACCACCAACGCGGTGGACGGCGTGCAACTGCCCTACTGGGACGGTTTCATGAAACTCGCCGCTGGTTGTTACGAGCTGTGCGGGTTGGGTTACATCGGCGTGGACATGGTGCTCGACCAGGAAAAGGGCCCGCTGATTCTGGAGCTGAATGCGCGGCCGGGGCTGAACATTCAGATTGCCAACGACTGCGGGCTGACGTTGCGTACCCATGCGGTGGAAGCACGACTGGAAGAGCTCAAAGCGCGTGGCGTGACCGAGTCGGTTGAAGAGCGGGTGGCGTTTACCCAGGAAATGTTTGGGCATATTCCAGCCGTCGAAGGCTGA
- a CDS encoding inactive transglutaminase family protein, whose translation MRSLTFHLKILITILVLLGVSVTAYQIFVLGIPVTEDATDDLWNIDAKVEFVASTKDPVKIQMFVPPLSRDYVSLNESFISNNYGVAVNRVDGNRKVTWSARRAKGNQTLYYRLVLTKRYTAEKSKIKGPTFRDSIAIEGPEKIAAEALLAPIRQHSADVETFIGEAIKRVNNVNDDNVKLLLAGDPSTPHKAKIVELLLSIAHVPVEKVHTIRLVADQPQTPELWLRSFNGNDWLYFNPETGEQGLPTDRLLWWTGDENLITVDGGKKANVTFSLNNSEMNAIRLAKLTDENTDANFLEYSLYGLPLQTQQTFMIMVMIPIGVLVILILRNLIGLQTLGTFTPVLIALAFRETQLGFGILLFTVITALGLSLRSYLEHLKLQMLPRLSVVLTFVVVLIAAISLFSHKLGLERGLSVALFPMVILTMTIERLSITWEERGASHAMKVAIGTLFAASLAHLIMTVPELVYFVFTFPAILLILVGFMLAMGRYRGYRLTELVRFKAFLNKADH comes from the coding sequence ATGCGTTCTCTAACCTTCCACCTGAAAATCCTGATCACCATTCTGGTGTTACTGGGCGTTTCGGTTACGGCCTATCAGATTTTCGTGCTCGGCATCCCGGTGACCGAAGACGCCACCGACGACTTGTGGAACATCGACGCCAAAGTCGAGTTCGTCGCCAGCACCAAGGATCCGGTGAAGATCCAGATGTTCGTGCCGCCGCTGAGCCGCGATTACGTCAGCCTCAACGAGAGCTTCATTTCCAATAACTACGGCGTGGCCGTGAACCGCGTCGATGGCAACCGCAAGGTGACGTGGTCGGCGCGACGGGCCAAGGGCAACCAGACCCTTTATTACCGTCTGGTGCTGACCAAGCGCTACACCGCCGAAAAATCCAAGATCAAGGGCCCGACCTTCCGCGACAGCATCGCCATTGAAGGCCCGGAAAAGATCGCTGCCGAAGCCCTGCTCGCGCCGATCCGCCAACACTCGGCCGACGTCGAAACCTTCATTGGCGAGGCGATCAAACGGGTCAACAACGTCAACGATGACAACGTGAAGCTGCTGCTGGCCGGCGACCCGTCGACGCCGCACAAAGCCAAAATCGTCGAACTGCTGTTGTCCATCGCCCACGTGCCGGTGGAAAAAGTCCACACCATCCGCCTCGTCGCCGACCAGCCACAAACCCCTGAACTGTGGCTGCGCAGCTTCAACGGCAACGACTGGCTGTACTTCAACCCGGAAACCGGCGAACAGGGCCTGCCGACCGACCGCCTGTTGTGGTGGACCGGCGATGAAAACCTGATCACCGTCGACGGCGGCAAGAAAGCCAACGTGACCTTCAGCCTGAACAACAGCGAGATGAACGCAATTCGTCTGGCCAAGCTGACCGACGAAAACACCGACGCCAACTTCCTCGAATATTCGCTATACGGCTTGCCGCTGCAGACTCAGCAAACGTTCATGATCATGGTGATGATCCCGATCGGCGTGCTGGTGATCCTGATCCTGCGCAACCTGATCGGCCTGCAGACCCTCGGCACGTTTACCCCGGTACTGATCGCCCTCGCCTTCCGTGAAACGCAACTGGGCTTCGGCATCCTGCTGTTTACCGTGATCACGGCGCTGGGCCTGTCGTTACGTTCGTACCTGGAACACCTGAAGCTGCAAATGCTGCCGCGACTGTCGGTGGTGCTGACCTTTGTGGTGGTGTTGATCGCGGCGATCAGTCTGTTCAGCCATAAGCTCGGGCTGGAGCGCGGTCTGTCCGTGGCGCTGTTCCCGATGGTGATTCTGACCATGACCATCGAACGCCTGTCGATCACCTGGGAAGAACGCGGTGCCAGCCATGCGATGAAAGTCGCGATCGGTACGCTGTTTGCGGCGTCTCTGGCACACCTGATCATGACTGTGCCGGAACTGGTTTACTTCGTGTTCACTTTCCCGGCGATCCTGCTGATTCTGGTGGGCTTCATGCTGGCAATGGGTCGCTATCGCGGTTACCGCCTGACCGAGCTGGTGCGTTTCAAGGCGTTCCTGAACAAGGCTGATCACTGA
- a CDS encoding ATP-dependent zinc protease: protein MRLKPFPTFFALFCLPGLAAAGEKTVYGLNEYASLDGINLEVAAKLDTGAKTASLSARDIKRFKRDGESWVRFYLAIDAAHSHPIERPLARVSKIKRRAGDYDPEEGKKYTARPVIELDICMGTALRSIEVNLTDRSAFQYPLLIGSEALKRFDALVDPSLKYAAGKPACTIAAHTAE from the coding sequence ATGAGACTCAAGCCTTTCCCCACATTTTTTGCTCTGTTCTGCCTGCCCGGCCTCGCTGCGGCGGGGGAAAAAACCGTGTACGGCCTCAACGAATACGCGTCCCTTGATGGCATCAATCTGGAAGTCGCGGCCAAGCTCGACACCGGGGCGAAAACCGCGTCGCTGAGCGCCCGCGACATCAAACGTTTCAAACGCGACGGCGAATCCTGGGTGCGCTTCTATCTGGCCATCGACGCCGCGCATTCGCACCCGATCGAACGACCGCTGGCCCGGGTCAGCAAGATCAAGCGTCGCGCTGGCGACTACGATCCGGAAGAAGGCAAAAAGTACACCGCCCGCCCGGTAATCGAGCTGGATATTTGCATGGGCACGGCGCTGCGCAGCATCGAAGTGAACCTGACCGACCGAAGTGCGTTCCAATACCCGCTTTTGATCGGCTCCGAAGCGCTGAAACGCTTCGACGCGCTGGTCGATCCAAGCCTTAAATACGCTGCAGGCAAACCCGCCTGCACCATCGCCGCTCATACCGCCGAGTAA
- a CDS encoding GntR family transcriptional regulator, with protein MDQLDPPVISGDDSETLSENVFRRIQAAIVKGEIAPGSKISEPELARTYGISRGPLREAIHRLEGQRLLVRVPHVGARVVSLSHAELIELYEIRESLEGMACRLAAERMSVEEIDELRRVLETHERDAAFQAGVGYYQQEGDFDFHYRIIQGSGNRTLTQMLCGELYQLVRMYRIQFSTTPNRPRQAFAEHHRILDAIADRDGELAELLMRRHIGASKRNIARHYQDGAHNKTATERGES; from the coding sequence CTGGATCAACTCGATCCCCCGGTCATCAGCGGCGACGATTCCGAGACGCTCTCGGAAAACGTCTTCCGGCGTATTCAGGCGGCCATCGTCAAAGGTGAGATCGCCCCGGGCAGCAAAATCTCCGAGCCGGAACTGGCGCGCACCTATGGCATCAGCCGCGGGCCGCTGCGTGAAGCCATTCATCGTCTGGAAGGCCAGCGCCTGCTGGTACGTGTACCGCACGTCGGCGCGCGAGTGGTGTCGCTGAGCCACGCCGAACTGATCGAACTCTACGAAATCCGCGAATCCCTCGAAGGCATGGCTTGCCGTCTGGCGGCCGAGCGCATGAGCGTCGAAGAAATCGACGAGCTGCGCCGGGTGCTGGAAACCCATGAGCGCGACGCGGCGTTTCAAGCGGGCGTCGGCTACTACCAGCAGGAAGGCGATTTCGATTTCCATTACCGGATCATTCAGGGCAGCGGCAACCGCACGCTGACCCAGATGCTCTGCGGCGAGCTTTATCAACTGGTGCGTATGTACCGCATCCAGTTTTCCACCACGCCGAACCGCCCACGCCAGGCGTTCGCCGAACACCACCGGATTCTCGATGCCATCGCCGACCGTGACGGCGAGCTCGCGGAATTGTTGATGCGCCGCCACATCGGCGCCTCGAAACGCAATATCGCCCGTCATTATCAGGACGGCGCCCACAATAAGACAGCCACTGAACGAGGTGAGTCATGA
- the prpB gene encoding methylisocitrate lyase, which yields MSSNPNTPGQRFRDAVASEHPLQVVGAINANHALLAKRAGFKAIYLSGGGVAAGSLGVPDLGITGLDDVLTDVRRITDVCDLPLLVDVDTGFGSSAFNVARTVKSMIKFGAAAIHIEDQVGAKRCGHRPNKEIVSQQEMVDRIKAAVDARTDDSFVIMARTDALAVEGLESALDRAAACIEAGADMIFPEAITELEMYKLFANRVKAPILANITEFGATPLYTTEQLAGADVSLVLYPLSAFRAMNKAAENVYTAIRRDGTQQNVIDTMQTRMELYDRIDYHTFEQKLDALFAQKKG from the coding sequence ATGAGTTCCAACCCGAACACTCCAGGCCAGCGTTTCCGCGATGCGGTCGCCAGCGAGCACCCCTTGCAAGTGGTCGGTGCGATCAACGCCAACCACGCGCTGTTGGCCAAACGTGCCGGATTCAAGGCGATCTACCTGTCCGGTGGCGGGGTGGCCGCAGGCTCGCTCGGCGTTCCTGACCTGGGTATTACCGGTCTGGATGATGTGCTGACCGACGTGCGCCGCATCACCGACGTTTGCGATCTGCCGCTGCTGGTGGACGTCGATACCGGTTTCGGTTCGTCGGCGTTCAACGTGGCGCGCACCGTCAAGTCGATGATCAAGTTCGGCGCGGCGGCGATTCACATCGAGGATCAGGTCGGCGCCAAGCGCTGTGGCCACCGTCCGAACAAAGAGATCGTCAGTCAGCAGGAAATGGTCGACCGCATCAAAGCCGCCGTCGATGCTCGCACCGATGACAGCTTCGTGATCATGGCGCGCACCGATGCGCTGGCCGTTGAAGGCCTGGAATCGGCACTGGATCGCGCTGCGGCGTGCATTGAGGCCGGTGCCGACATGATCTTCCCGGAAGCCATCACTGAACTGGAGATGTATAAGCTGTTCGCCAACCGTGTGAAGGCGCCGATTCTGGCCAACATCACCGAGTTCGGCGCGACGCCGCTGTACACCACCGAGCAACTGGCCGGCGCCGACGTGTCGCTGGTGCTGTATCCGCTGTCGGCGTTCCGCGCGATGAACAAAGCGGCGGAAAACGTCTACACCGCGATCCGCCGCGACGGCACGCAGCAGAATGTCATCGACACCATGCAGACTCGCATGGAGCTCTACGATCGTATCGATTACCACACCTTCGAGCAGAAGCTCGACGCGTTGTTTGCACAAAAGAAAGGCTGA
- the prpC gene encoding bifunctional 2-methylcitrate synthase/citrate synthase has translation MAEAKVLSGAGLRGQVAGQTALSTVGQAGAGLTYRGYDVRELAADAQFEEVAYLLLYGELPTQAQLDAYQNKLSKLRDLPQALKEVLERIPADAHPMDVMRTGCSFLGNIEPEKDFSEQRDKTDRLLAAFPAIMCYWYRFSHDGKRINCVSDEPTIGGHFLHLLHDKKPSELHVKVMNVSLILYAEHEFNASTFTARVCASTLSDLYSCVTAAIGSLRGPLHGGANEAAMEMIERFTSPQEAIKGTLGMLERKDKIMGFGHAIYKDSDPRNEVIKGWSKKLADEVGDEVLFAVSEAIDKTMWEQKKLFPNADFYHASAYHFMGIPTKLFTPIFVCSRLTGWAAHVFEQRANNRIIRPSAEYTGVEQRKFVPIERR, from the coding sequence ATGGCCGAAGCAAAAGTACTCAGTGGCGCCGGGCTCCGGGGCCAGGTTGCCGGGCAAACCGCACTGTCCACCGTAGGCCAGGCCGGTGCCGGGCTGACTTATCGCGGCTACGACGTGCGCGAACTGGCCGCAGACGCACAATTCGAAGAAGTGGCGTACCTGCTGCTGTACGGCGAACTGCCGACCCAGGCGCAACTCGACGCCTACCAGAACAAGCTGAGCAAGCTGCGCGACCTGCCGCAAGCGCTGAAAGAAGTGCTGGAACGCATCCCCGCCGACGCCCACCCGATGGACGTGATGCGCACCGGTTGCTCGTTCCTCGGCAACATCGAACCGGAGAAAGACTTCTCCGAACAACGCGACAAGACCGACCGTCTGCTGGCCGCGTTCCCGGCGATCATGTGCTACTGGTATCGCTTCAGCCACGACGGCAAACGCATCAACTGCGTCAGCGACGAACCGACCATCGGCGGCCACTTCCTGCACTTGCTGCACGACAAGAAACCGAGCGAGCTGCACGTCAAAGTGATGAACGTCTCGTTGATCCTCTACGCCGAGCACGAATTCAACGCCTCGACCTTCACCGCCCGTGTTTGCGCTTCGACCCTGTCCGATCTGTATTCCTGCGTCACGGCGGCCATCGGTTCGCTACGTGGCCCGCTGCACGGCGGCGCCAACGAAGCCGCGATGGAAATGATCGAGCGCTTCACGTCGCCGCAAGAGGCGATCAAAGGCACCCTCGGCATGCTTGAGCGCAAAGACAAGATCATGGGCTTCGGCCATGCGATCTATAAGGACAGCGATCCGCGCAACGAGGTGATCAAGGGCTGGTCGAAAAAACTCGCGGACGAAGTCGGTGACGAGGTGCTGTTCGCGGTTTCCGAAGCCATCGACAAGACCATGTGGGAGCAGAAAAAACTGTTCCCGAACGCCGACTTCTACCATGCCTCGGCGTACCACTTCATGGGCATCCCGACCAAGCTGTTCACGCCGATCTTCGTCTGCTCGCGCCTGACCGGCTGGGCCGCGCATGTGTTCGAGCAACGCGCCAACAATCGCATCATCCGCCCAAGCGCCGAGTACACCGGCGTCGAACAGCGCAAGTTCGTGCCAATCGAACGTCGCTGA